TCGTCCATCATCCGGCCGGTGATCTTGGGGAACCAGAAGTAGATCCCTGCGAAGGTGGCGAACACGATCGTGCCGAACAGCACGTAGTGGAAATGGCCGACCACGAAGTAGGTGTCGGTGACGTGGAAGTCGATCGCGGGCGCGGCCAGCAGCACCCCGGAGAGCCCGCCGAACAGGAAGGTCACCATGAACCCGATCGACCACAGCATCGGCGTCTCGAAGGTGAGCTGCCCCTTCCACATGGTGCCGATCCAGTTGAAGAACTTGATCCCGGTGGGCACCGCGATCAGGAAGGAAAGGAAGGAGAAGAACGGCAGCAGCACCGCGCCGGTGGCGAACATGTGGTGCGCCCACACCGAGAACGAAAGCCCTGTGATCGCCACCGTGGCCCAGACCAGCGCCTTGTATCCGAACAGTGGTTTGCGGCTGAACACCGGAACGATCTCGCTGACGATCCCGAAGTACGGTAGCGCCACGATATAGACCTCCGGATGGCCGAAGAACCAGAACAGGTGCTGCCACAGGATCGCGCCCCCGTTGGCGGGGTCGAACACGTGCGCGCCGAGATGCCGGTCGGCGAGCAGGCCGAACAGGGCCGCGGTCAGGATCGGGAAGGCCGCCAGGATCAGCACGCTGGTGAACAGGATGTTCCACACGAAGATCGGCATCCGCCACATGGTCATCCCCGGTCCGCGCAGGCAGACCACCGTGGTGATCATGTTGACCGCGGCGAGGATGGTGCCGAGCCCGGACACGATCAGGCCGGTGATCCACAGGTCGGCACCCACGCCTGGGGAGAACATCTCCCTGGACAGCGGGGTGTAGGCGAACCAGCCGAAGTCGGCCGCCCCGCCGGGAGTGACGAAGCCGCTGATCACGGTCAGCCCGCCGAACAGGAACAGCCAGTAGGAGAACGCGTTCAGCCGCGGGAAGGCGACATCCGGCGAACCGATCTGCAACGGCAGCACGAAGTTGGCGAAGCCGAACACGTTCGGGGTGGCATACAGCAGCAGCATCACCGCGCCGTGCATGGTGAACAGCTGGTTGTACTGCTCCTTGGAAAGGAACTGCATCCCCGGCTGGCCGAGCTCGCCCCGCATCAGCAGGGCGAGCGCGCCGCCCACCATGAAGAAGCCGAACGAGGTGACCAGGTAGAGCACCCCGATCTCCTTGTGGTCGGTGGTGCGTAGCAGCCGCAGCAGGGTCTGCCCGCGCCTGCTGGTGCGGCGTGGTCGCTGCGGCACCGGAGTCGGCCGGATCTGCTCCTGCTGACTGATCGCATCCACCACGGTGGTGCCCCTCCTGCCTCGGCGGCTACCCGGACTGCCGAGCCTGGGTACCCACTGCTCCGCCGGGCTATTCCCGCCTGCCCCGTTTAGTTGTCCGCGGCCCGGGTAGCCGGAGCGGGCGTGGAGATCGCGTCCGGAGGAGGGTGTGATGACGACCCGGTCCGCCTTGGAAGTGTGGCCACGCCTGCTCGCCGGGGTACTCGGCCTCGGCTACCTGACGCTGGGCGTGCTCGGCTACCTGCTGGCCGACGGCAGCGTGCTGGAACGCGCGCCGGGCAACACCGTGTGGGTCTTCGGCGCCAGTGCCGTGCTGAACATCGTGCACCTCGCGGTCGGGGTGCTCGGGCTCGCGGCGGCGGCGAAGGTCACCGGCGCCCAGTTCTACGGCTGGGCGCTGTTCGCAGGCTTCGCCGGGCTCACCGCCTATGGGGTGCTGGTCGCCGCCACCGGGAGCGAGCACGACATCCTGAACCTCAACTGGGAGGTCAACCTGCTGCACGGGGCCACCGCCGTACTCGGTTTCCTGCTGGGTTACCTGCCGTCGGCCCTGGCTACCCGAGGACCTCGAAGGTGAGCTCGTCCGCAGCCTTCCCTCCGGACTCACCGGACTTCTCGCTGCCGCGCACCCGCACCCGGGAGCCGGAGCGCAGGTCGCCCCGCAGCAGCATCCGGGACAGCTCGTTGTCCACCGCGCGCTGGATGGTGCGCTGCAACGGCCGCGCGCCGAACTCCGGCTGGTAACCGGCCTCGCTGAGCCAGCGCACCGCGCTCTGGTCGAACTCCACCTGCACGTCCTGCGCGTGTGCCTTGCGGATGGTGTCGTCCAGCAACAGCTCGGTGATCTGGTTCAGCTGCTCGGTCTCCAGCCTGCGGAAGACGATGATCTCGTCCACCCGGTTCAGGAACTCCGGCCGGAAGGACTCACGCAGCTTGCGCAGCAGCCGCTCACGCAGTGGCCGCTCGGTGTCCTCCTCCCTGGCGGGGACGAAGCCGAGCGCACCCTGGGTGCCGCTGACCACCAGCTCCGAACCGAGGTTGCTGGTCATGATCAGCACGGTGTTGCTGAAGTTCACCGTGCGGCCCCTGCCGTCGGTGAGCCTGCCGTCGTCCAGCACCTGCAGCAGCAGGTTGAACACATCCGGATGCGCCTTCTCGATCTCGTCCAGCAGCACCACGGAGTACGGCTTGCGCCGCACCGCCTCGGTGAGCTGGCCGGCGTCGTCGTAGCCGACATAGCCGGGCGGGGCGCCGATCAGCCTGCTCACGGTGTGCCGCTCGCCGTACTCGCTCATGTCCACCCTGATCATCCGGTCCTCGTGACCGAAAAGGGCCTCGGCCAGCGCCCGGGCCAGCTCGGTCTTGCCGACCCCGGTGGGGCCGAGGAACAGGAAGCTGCCCGATGGCCGGTCCGGTTCGGCGAGCCCGGCCCTGGACCGGCGCACCGCCTCGGCGACCGCGCGCACCGCCTCGTCCTGGCCGACCACCCGGCCGTGCAGGTGTTCCTCCAGGTTCAGCAGCCGCTCACGCTCCTCCTGGGTGAGCTGGCTGACCGGGATGCCGGTGAGCCGGGAGACCACCTCCGCGACGTCCTCCGGGGTGACCTCGGTGGCCGGGGCGCCCCGGCCGTCAGCCCGCTCCCGGTCGGCCCGCTCGCGCAGTTCGGTGAGCTCGTCGCGCAGCGCGGAGGCCCGCTCGTAGTTCTCCTCACTGACGGCGTGGTCCCGGTCCCTGGCCAGCTGCTCGATCCGCGCCTCCAGCTCGCGTAGCCGGGCCGGTTGCCTGCCGGAGCGCACCCGGACCCTGGCGCCGGCCTGGTCGAGCAGGTCGATGGCCTTGTCCGGGAGGAACCGGTCGGTCAGGTAGCGATCGGCGAGGGTGGTCGCCGCCAGCAGCGTCTGCTCCCCGAAGCGGACCTGGTGGTGCGCCTCGTACCGGTCCCGCAGGCCACGCAGGATGGCCAAGGTCTCGTCCACGTCCGTCTCGGGCACCAGCACGGGCTGGAACCGGCGCTCCAGCGCGGGGTCGGACTCCACCCCGGAGCGGTACTCCTCCAGGGTGGTGGCACCGATGACGTGCAGCTCACCGCGAGACAGCGCGGGTTTGAGCATGTTGCCCGCGGTCATCGAGGAAGCGTCGGCCGCGCTGCCGCCCGCGCCGACCACGGTGTGCAGCTCGTCGATGAAGATGATCAGCTCGTCCCGGTGCTCGCGGATCTCGCCGAGCAGTTTGGTCATCCGCTCCTCGAAGTCGCCCCGGTAACGGGTTCCCGCGACCATGGCGGTGAGGTCCAGCTGCATCACCCTGCGGCCGGTGAGGCTGTCCGGTACCTCGCCATCGGCGATCCGCTGCGCCAGCCCCTCGGCGATCGCGGTCTTGCCCACCCCGGCCTCGCCGATCAGCACCGGGTTGTTCTTGGTGCGCCGGGACAGGATCTCCACGGTCTGCTCGATTTCCTCGGCCCTGCCGACAACCGGGTCCAGTTCACCGTCCCGGGCCAGCGCGGTCAGGTCACGACCGTACTGGTCCAGGGTCTCGGTCGCGGAAGGACCGGCCGCGGCACCGCCCCCGGCGAAGCCGCCCTTGGCAGGCTTGCCGCGGCGCATGGCTTCCGGGGTCACCCCGTGCGCACCGAGAATGCGGCCCGCGGAGGCGCTGGGGTTGGCCGTCATCGCCAGCAGCAGGTGTTCCGGCCCGATGTAGGTCGAGCCGAGTCCGCGGGAGACCTGATGGGCATCCAGCAACGTCCGTTTGGCGCCCGGGGTCAGCGTGCCGGGCATCTCGGCCGGATCGCCCGCGGCGGCGGCCTTGTCGATCTCGGTGGCCAGCGCGTCCGGATCGGTACCGGACCGCTCCAGCAGCTCCCTGCTGCCCTGCGCCTTGGTGGCCGCCCACAGCAGGTGCTCGGTGCCCAGCTCCAGACTGCCCCGCTCGCCCGCGTGCCGCGCGGCCTCGGCGACCAGCTCGCGCGCGGGCGCGTTCAGCAGCTGGGTGATGTCCACCGAGTACGGGCGGCGGCCCGGTGCGGCACCACCGAAGAACTGCGCGAGAAACTGCTCGAACGGGCTGCCCCCGGATCCGGGACCAGGGAAGCCGGTCATTCTGCCTCCTCTAACGAAGAAGTCCGGGAATCGCTGGAATCAGGCGGGTTTCAGCGGGTCGTGGCCGAGTGACATCAGCCGGTGCCGCCAGTTCGCCTGGCCCGCGGTGGGTTCCAGGTCCTCCCTGCGCTCGGCGTGTACCCGGTCGACCACCTTGCGCATCACCCGGACGTCCTCGGCGTCCAGATCGACCTTGCGCTTGCGCAGGATCGACAGCACCTGCTGCCCGGTCGGCGTTCCCGCCCGCTCCGGCAGTTCCTCGTCCTCCGGATCGGCCGAGCGGGTACGCAGCCACTCGCCGAGCTCCCGCGAGGTCATGTTCACCACGCGGTGGAACTCGTCCCACAGCTGCGGGTCCACCTGGGTCTCCGATGCCACCAGACCACCCCCTTGCGGTCTCTGCCTTTCGTGCCTGCCCGGCCGTCAGTGCCTGTTTCTAAACTCGCCGGACGCGGTCGGCTCGGCCGGGCTCGGACACGGCCACGATCGTCACCATCGCAAGTCATGCGCCCGGCCTCGCCGCCGCGGGCTCCGCCGCGCGAGTTCCTCCGCTCGCTGTGAGCAGGAAAAGCTCAGTTTCGAAACAGGCCGTCAGTGCCTGGCCTTGCGGCGGCGGATACCCCGCACCACCAGCAGCAACACCAGGGCGCCCGCGAACGCGGGCAGCAGCGGCCGCACCTGCTCGGTGGCCGTGCCGGCCCTCTCCTTCGCGCGGGCCGGCAGGTTCGCCTTCTGCGCCAGCTCGTGCACGGTGTTGCCAAGTTCGGCGCGGGTCAGTTCCAGGTCGGTGCGCGCTTCCCTGGCGTCCTGGGGAAAGTCCGAGCCCCGCTGTCCGTGCTTGCTCATCGGCGAGCCCCTTCCCTTGCGGCCTCGACGTCCTTGCGCATCCCGGCCATCGCCTCCTCGGGCACCGGTGGCGCGGCCCGCTTGAGCAGCGGCGCGCCCGCCGCCGCCAGGATGCCCGCCACCAGCAGCAGTCCGCCGCCGACGATCAGCGCCGCAGCCCACCCCGGCAGTACCAGGGCGAGGGCGAGCACCGCCGCGGCTATCAGCGTGGCCCCGCCGAGGAGCGCGGTGATCCCGGCCGCGCCGGTGAGGCCCGCGCCGGCGCCTGCCCGCTTGCCCTTGCTCTTCAGCTCCGCCGTCGCCAGCCACAGCTCGTCCCGCACCAGCCTGCTCACCTGTTCCGACAGGTCCTGCACGAGCTGGGTGGTGGAACGTTCCTGGCTCCCGGCCTGGTTCGGCGCGGAGACGGACTCACGCACATCGTTGGTCATCGTCACCTGTCACCTCCTGGGTGTCTGGTCCGGGACTACCCACGCCGGGCGGCAGTCAACCGCCCCGCGTGTAGCGGACCCGGACGCGGGGTAGGTAAGCGGTGACGATGACGGTGACAAGGGAGTCAGGATGACAGCGGACGCACACGATCACCCGCGGGCGGAAGGGCCGGCCGTGGTGATCGAGGGACCGGACGGCGGCCCCACGATCCTGGTGCTGGACCCCGGCGGCGCGGCGAAACACGCCGAGCTGCCCGCGACCTGGCGGGAGTTCGCCGAGCGCAGGCAGGTGGCCTGGTGCCGGCTGCCAGCCGACGGCTCGCTCAGCGATGCCGAGGAACTGCTCGCCGACGTCGGCCAGCTCGGTTCCCCTGTGGACCTGGTCACCAGCGGCTCGGCCACAGCCACCGTGCTGGACCTCGCCTGTCGGCACGCCGGGAACGTGCGCGCGCTGCTGCTGGTCGACCCGCCCACCGCCGAGGAGGCCGCGAGCGCGACCAACCCGCAGGCGCGGGCCGTGGCGGTGCGCTACCAGGAACTGGAGCAGGCGGGCGTGGCGGTGGAAACGGTGGCCCGCAGTCCCGGTGGGCCGAGGGACCGGGTGGATCCCCCGCTGCCACTGGGACATCCGGATGTGGCGGATGCGGTGGACCGGGCGGTTTCCGCGCTGGACTGGCGGACCTGACGGCCGGTCCAGCCCGGTCACCAGGCGCCGCGCCCGGTGTTGCGGTTCTCGATGCCGGGACTGACCTTCGGATCGCGGCCGTGCTGCCCGGGCACCGGCGCCACCACCGGATCGGTGGTCGGCGCACCGGGGGTGGCGGCGCGGCTCGCGGTGACCGATTCGCTGAGCTGTTGCTCCCGCATCCTGGTCAACATCGCGATGGCTCCCGCATGCACCAGCCCGAGCACCAGCAGCAGTACCCCGAGCCTGCCCACAACCATTTGCACCGGCGGCCCGCCGAAGATGTCCACAAGGGACAGCAGGGCGAGCAGGCCGAGCGCGACAAGATGGAACAGCACGGTGACCATGCGGATCATCGAGGTGCTCGCGGCCGGATCGTCGTCCGAGCCCGCCAGGTAGCGTCGGCCGCTGCGGTAGATGACCTGACCATCGACCAGCACCATCAGCGCGCCGAACGCGAGAAAGACCAGGTAGGTCGTGGTATCCACGTCGAATCCCCTTTCCGGCCCCTTTTCTCCGGTGAGTTCCGGTGTGTCGGCGCCGTCATGACACCTCTGTCGGTTACCCGGAAGGCGAGCGGGGAAACCGCCTGCCAAGATCGCACGTAGGCTCGGTAAAACGGAATGACCCGCCGGGGAGCGCGAAGGCAGGTGACGGTGACAAGCGACGAGGCGGTACAGGTGGGCACCCCGGCCGCCATGCGCCGGATCAACCAGCGTGCCGTACTCGACCTGCTGCGCCGGGGCGGACCTTCCACCCGTCCGCAGGTGGCAAGGGAGACCGGGCTGTCCAAGCCGACCGTGGGCCAGGCGCTGCTCGGACTGGTCGAGGCGGGCCTGGTGCGCACGACCGGCCGCACCTCCTCCGGGCCGGGGCGTTCCGCCGTGGTGTACGAGGCCGACCCCACCGCGGGCTACGTGCTGGGCATCGACATCGGGCGCAAACGCATCCGGGTGGCCGTGGCCGATCTTGCGGGCGAGGTCGTTGCCAGGGACGAGCAACGCAACACCAGCCGCACCGCGCGCGGCCTCGTGTCGGCGGTCGGCCAGCTGACCGGCAGCACCGTGGCGGAGGCCGGGCTGACCGCACAGGACGTGGTGGTGCGCGTGCTGGGCGGTCCCGGGGTCGCCGATGAGCAGGCCCGCTGCTTCCGGCACGCGGCCAACCTGCCCGCCTTCGAGCAGCCGGGGGTACTGGACGAGCTGGCCGCGGCCGTCGGCCCGGATCTGATCGTGGAGAACGACGCCAACCTCGCCGCGGTCGGTGAGCGGGAGCGCGGCGCAGCCAGGGACGCCGACGTGTTCGCCTGCATCACGGTCGGCACCGGCGTCGGCATGGGGCTGGTGGTGGACGGGCAGCTGTTCCGCGGGGCCAGTGGCGCGGCAGGCGAGATCGGCTACCTGCCCTACGGCCAGCTGGGCGAAACGGGGGCGGGCGCCCCGCCACGCGGGCACCTCGAGGAGGCCACCGGGGCGGAGTCGGTGGTGCATGCCGCCCAGCGCGCCGGACTGACCAGTGCACGTTCGGCACGGCAGGTGTTCCGCCTCGCCCGGCAGGGTGACGAGGCCGCGCTGCGGGCGGTACAGGCGGTGGCGACCAGGCTGGCCTTTGTCGTGGCCTCGGTCGCCGCGGTGGTCGACCCCCGGCTGGTGGTGCTCAGCGGGGGTATCGCCACCAACGCCGACCTGCTGCGGGAGCCGATGGACCGGGCGCTGCGAGCGTTCACCCCGCTGGCGCCGCGGATCGTGCAGGGCGAGCTCGGCGAGGACGCGGTGCTGACCGGCGCGATCGCCACCGGGCTGCGGGCCGGCGAGGGAATGGTGTTCGACCGGCGGCTCAGCGAACCGGCCCAGGGCGCACGGGCACAATCCGGAACCCACTGAGGAGGGGCTGACCCATCGGTACCGCGATCGCATTGTTCACCAGGGACCTGCGGGTGCACGACAACCCGGTGCTGCATGCGGCGGCCGCGGCCGCCGAGACGGTGATCCCGCTGTTCGTGCTGGACGAGACCATCGGCCGCAGCGGCTTCAACCGGCCGAACCGGGCCGCGTTCCTCGCCGACTGCCTGCACGACCTGGACCGTGGCCTGCGCGGCCTCGGCGCGCGGCTGGTGGTGCGCGGCGGGGAGCCCGCCGAGGAGGTGGCCCGGCTCGCCGCGGAACACGATGTGGCCGAGGTGCATGTGGCGGCGGACGTGAGCGGCTACGCCCTGCGCAGGGAACGGGCGCTGCGCGAGCGGCTGGCCTCGGCGCGCAGGCAGCTGCGGGTGCACGAGACGGTGACCACCGTGGTGCCGCCGGGGGCGGTCACGCCGAGCGGTGGCGACCACTTCGCCGTGTTCACCCCGTACCACCGGCACTGGTCCGCCGCGCCGAAACGGCAGGTGCTGGCGCCGCCCGAGCGGCTTCGGCTGCCCAGGGTGCAGGCGGGAAGGCTGCCGTCCGGGGAGGAGATCTGCCCTGGCCCGGCCGCGCCGGACCTGCCGCGTGGCGGGGAGAGCCTGGCCAGGCAGCTGCTGGCCGCCTGGGCGGAGGGTCCCGCGGCGGACTACGCCGACCGGCACGACGACCTCGCCGCGGACGGCACCTCCCGGCTCTCGCCGCACCTGCATTTCGGCACCCTCTCGCCAACCGAGCTGTGCTGGCGGACCTGGCGGCAGTCGCCGGAGTTCGTCCGCCAGGTGGCCTGGCGCGACTTCCACCACCAGGTGCTGGCCGCCCGGCCGCGGTGCGCGGTCGAGGACTACCGCACCAAACACGACCGGTGGCGCGGGGACGCCGGGGAGCTGGCGGCCTGGCGGGAGGGGCGGACCGGCTACCCGATCGTGGACGCGGGCATGCGGCAGCTGCGGCGCGAGGGCTGGATGCACAACCGGGCGCGGATGATCGTGGCCAGCTTCCTCACCAAGACCCTGTACCACGACTGGCGGGAAGGGGCCCGGCACTTCACCGACCTGCTGGTGGACGCCGATGTGGCGAACAACCAGCTGAACTGGCAGTGGGTGGCCGGAACCGGGACCGACAGCAGGCCCAACCGGGTGCTGAACCCGCTGCTGCAGGCCGAGCGCTACGACCCGCGCGGCGAGTACGTGCGGCGCTACCTGCCGGAACTCGCTGACGTGCCGGGACCGCAGGCCCACCGGCCGTGGACCCTGCCCGCGGACCAACGTCGTGCCCTTGACTACCCGGAGCCGATCGTGGACCTGCGTGCGGGCGCGGACCGCTTCCTGACCGCCCGCGGAAAGCGGTGACAGGTTCGGCACGCACAGTTGTGTGATCCAGCCAACAGTCCTACCGTTGAGGGGAGGAGGTCGCCGGAAGGGTTCTTCAGGACCGGCCCAGCGATCGCGGGCCGCTCGCCGGAGGTGGCGAAGTGAAGCCTTGTGTCCTCGTCGCCGGTGTCGGGAACAGCCTGCTCGGCGACGACGGTTTCGGGATGGAAGTGGTCCAGCACCTGGAGGGTGCCTGCCTGCCCGGCTGGGTGCAGATCGCCGACTACGAGATCGGGGGCCGGATCACCTGTGACCTGGTCGGTGGGTACGACACCACGATCCTGATCGACGCGACGCCCCGGGGCGAGCGACCGGGAACCGTGTCCGTGCTGGAGATCGACGCGGGCGCCACCGCCGTGCCCTCCTTCACCGCGGGCCACGGGATGCGGCCGGACGCGGTGTTCCAGTTGCTGGAGCTGCTCGGCTGCGACGCGGGGCGGGTGCTGCTGGTGAGCTGCGAGCCGCTGCGGGTCGACGGTGGAATCGGGCTGAGCCCGCCGGTGCACCAGGCGGTGCGGGTGGCCGTGCGCGTGGTCACCGACCTGGCCTGGGGCGCCAGCCCCCGGCTGGAGCAGGCGGAGACGTGAGAGCTCGCCCCATGCGTGGCAGCGGGCCGCCGACACTACTACCGTTCCGGGCATGATCGGACTGCCCGACGGGATCACCGCCTGCCTTTTCGACCTGGACGGGGTGTTGACCGGAACGGCCGCCCTGCACCGGGAGGCGTGGAAGCGAACCTTCGACACCTTCCTTTCCGAACGCGAGGGTCCCGGGTTCGAACAGTTCACAGCCGAGGACTACGCGAACCACGTTGACGGCAGACCACGCGCCGACGGCGTGCGGGAGTTCCTCACCTCCCGCGGGATCGACCTGCCGGAGGGCGATCCGGACGACTCGCCGAAGGTGAACACGATCAACGGTGTCGGCAACCGGAAGAACGAGCTGCTGCAACGCATCCTCGCCGAGCGCGGGGTCACCCCCTTTCCCGGTTCGGTGCGCTACCTGCGGGCGGCACAGCAGGCCGGGCTGGCCATCGGGGTGGTCACCTCCTCGGCCAACGGCGCCGCCGTGCTGGACGGCGCCGGGCTCACCCCCTTCGTGCGGGCCAGGATCGACGGGCTGGTCATCGCGCGGGAGGGGCTACGCGGCAAGCCGGCGCCGGACTCCTTCCTCGCCGGAGCCACCGAGCTGGGCGTGGCCCCGGAACGCGCCGCCGTGTTCGAGGACTCGCTTTCCGGGGTACAGGCGGGCAAGGCGGGCGGGTTCGGCTACGTGGTCGGGGTCAACCGTGCCCGCCAGGCCGGTCGGCTGCGCGAGTACGGGGCCGACGTCGTGGTGGACGATCTGGCCGACCTGCTGGAGGGAGGCGGATGACCGGCCCGCGGCGGGGCTTCGACTGCGCCCCGTGGGAACTGCGCTGGCGCGGCCTTGACGTGGACGAGCTGCAGCGCACCGAGTCCACCTTCGCGCTGTCCAACGGGCATATCGGCATGCGCGCCACCCTGGAGGAGGGCGAGCCGCGCGGGCTGCCGGGCACCTACCTGAACGGCTTCTACGAGCAGCATGCGCTGCCCTACGCCGAGAGCGGCTACGGCTACCCGGAAGCGGGCCAGACCGTGGTCAACGTGACCGACGGGAAGATCATCCGGCTGCTGGTGCAGGACGAGCCGCTGGACATGCGGTACGGCAGCGCCACCACCCATGAGCGGGTGCTGGACTTCCGGGCAGGCACGCTACGGCGCAGCACGGACTGGATCTCGCCGACCGGCCGCAAGGTGCGGGTGACCACCGAACGGCTGGTGTCCTTCACCCAGCGCGCGGTGGCCGCGATCCGGTACGAGGTCGAGCCGCTGGACGACGACGTGCAGCTGGTGGTCCAGTCCGACCTGCTGGCGAACGAGCCGGTCGACTCCGAGTCGAAGGACCCGCGAGCGGCGGCGGCGCTGAAGTCCCCGCTGAACGCCGAGTTCTCCTGGGCTGAGGACTACCGGGCGGTGCTGGTGCACCGCACCGCGGTGTCCGGCCTGCGGATGGCGGCCGCGATGGACCACGAGATCGAGACTCCTTCCGGCCTGCGCACCCGGATCCGGGTCGAGGACGACCTGGCCCGGCTGACCGCGGCGGTGGACGTGCCGAAGGGGCAGCGGCTGCGGCTCACCAAGTACCTCGGCTACGGCTGGTCGGCCCAGCGCTCGGCGCCCGCGGTGCGCGCGCAGGTGGAGGCGGCGCTGGCCGGGGCGTTGCAGACCGGCTGGGACGGCCTGCTGGCCGAGCAGCGCGAGTTCCTCGACCGGTTCTGGGAAAGCGCCGATGTCGAGATCGAGGGCGACCCGGAACTACAGCAGGCCGTGCGGTTCGCGCTGTTCCACATCCTGCAGGCCGGTGCCCGCGGGGAGAGCAGGGCCATCCCCGGCAAAGGGCTGACCGGGCCGGGCTACGACGGGCACGCCTTCTGGGACACCGAGGCATTCGTGCTGCCCGTGCTCACCTACACCATGCCGGGGGCGGCAAGGGACGCACTGCTCTGGCGACACTCCACAATAGACAAAGCGAAGGCAAGGGCGCAGCAGCTCGGGCTGCGTGGCTCGGCTTTTCCCTGGCGGTCGATCAACGGGGCGGAGTGCTCGGCGTACTGGCCTGCCGGGACGGCTGCCTTCCACGTCGGCGCG
The sequence above is drawn from the Amycolatopsis aidingensis genome and encodes:
- a CDS encoding ATP-dependent Clp protease ATP-binding subunit is translated as MTGFPGPGSGGSPFEQFLAQFFGGAAPGRRPYSVDITQLLNAPARELVAEAARHAGERGSLELGTEHLLWAATKAQGSRELLERSGTDPDALATEIDKAAAAGDPAEMPGTLTPGAKRTLLDAHQVSRGLGSTYIGPEHLLLAMTANPSASAGRILGAHGVTPEAMRRGKPAKGGFAGGGAAAGPSATETLDQYGRDLTALARDGELDPVVGRAEEIEQTVEILSRRTKNNPVLIGEAGVGKTAIAEGLAQRIADGEVPDSLTGRRVMQLDLTAMVAGTRYRGDFEERMTKLLGEIREHRDELIIFIDELHTVVGAGGSAADASSMTAGNMLKPALSRGELHVIGATTLEEYRSGVESDPALERRFQPVLVPETDVDETLAILRGLRDRYEAHHQVRFGEQTLLAATTLADRYLTDRFLPDKAIDLLDQAGARVRVRSGRQPARLRELEARIEQLARDRDHAVSEENYERASALRDELTELRERADRERADGRGAPATEVTPEDVAEVVSRLTGIPVSQLTQEERERLLNLEEHLHGRVVGQDEAVRAVAEAVRRSRAGLAEPDRPSGSFLFLGPTGVGKTELARALAEALFGHEDRMIRVDMSEYGERHTVSRLIGAPPGYVGYDDAGQLTEAVRRKPYSVVLLDEIEKAHPDVFNLLLQVLDDGRLTDGRGRTVNFSNTVLIMTSNLGSELVVSGTQGALGFVPAREEDTERPLRERLLRKLRESFRPEFLNRVDEIIVFRRLETEQLNQITELLLDDTIRKAHAQDVQVEFDQSAVRWLSEAGYQPEFGARPLQRTIQRAVDNELSRMLLRGDLRSGSRVRVRGSEKSGESGGKAADELTFEVLG
- a CDS encoding cryptochrome/photolyase family protein, whose amino-acid sequence is MFTRDLRVHDNPVLHAAAAAAETVIPLFVLDETIGRSGFNRPNRAAFLADCLHDLDRGLRGLGARLVVRGGEPAEEVARLAAEHDVAEVHVAADVSGYALRRERALRERLASARRQLRVHETVTTVVPPGAVTPSGGDHFAVFTPYHRHWSAAPKRQVLAPPERLRLPRVQAGRLPSGEEICPGPAAPDLPRGGESLARQLLAAWAEGPAADYADRHDDLAADGTSRLSPHLHFGTLSPTELCWRTWRQSPEFVRQVAWRDFHHQVLAARPRCAVEDYRTKHDRWRGDAGELAAWREGRTGYPIVDAGMRQLRREGWMHNRARMIVASFLTKTLYHDWREGARHFTDLLVDADVANNQLNWQWVAGTGTDSRPNRVLNPLLQAERYDPRGEYVRRYLPELADVPGPQAHRPWTLPADQRRALDYPEPIVDLRAGADRFLTARGKR
- a CDS encoding ROK family transcriptional regulator, producing the protein MRRINQRAVLDLLRRGGPSTRPQVARETGLSKPTVGQALLGLVEAGLVRTTGRTSSGPGRSAVVYEADPTAGYVLGIDIGRKRIRVAVADLAGEVVARDEQRNTSRTARGLVSAVGQLTGSTVAEAGLTAQDVVVRVLGGPGVADEQARCFRHAANLPAFEQPGVLDELAAAVGPDLIVENDANLAAVGERERGAARDADVFACITVGTGVGMGLVVDGQLFRGASGAAGEIGYLPYGQLGETGAGAPPRGHLEEATGAESVVHAAQRAGLTSARSARQVFRLARQGDEAALRAVQAVATRLAFVVASVAAVVDPRLVVLSGGIATNADLLREPMDRALRAFTPLAPRIVQGELGEDAVLTGAIATGLRAGEGMVFDRRLSEPAQGARAQSGTH
- a CDS encoding phage holin family protein, encoding MTNDVRESVSAPNQAGSQERSTTQLVQDLSEQVSRLVRDELWLATAELKSKGKRAGAGAGLTGAAGITALLGGATLIAAAVLALALVLPGWAAALIVGGGLLLVAGILAAAGAPLLKRAAPPVPEEAMAGMRKDVEAAREGARR
- a CDS encoding hydrogenase maturation protease, which gives rise to MKPCVLVAGVGNSLLGDDGFGMEVVQHLEGACLPGWVQIADYEIGGRITCDLVGGYDTTILIDATPRGERPGTVSVLEIDAGATAVPSFTAGHGMRPDAVFQLLELLGCDAGRVLLVSCEPLRVDGGIGLSPPVHQAVRVAVRVVTDLAWGASPRLEQAET
- a CDS encoding DUF4383 domain-containing protein, with the translated sequence MTTRSALEVWPRLLAGVLGLGYLTLGVLGYLLADGSVLERAPGNTVWVFGASAVLNIVHLAVGVLGLAAAAKVTGAQFYGWALFAGFAGLTAYGVLVAATGSEHDILNLNWEVNLLHGATAVLGFLLGYLPSALATRGPRR
- a CDS encoding DUF3618 domain-containing protein, giving the protein MSKHGQRGSDFPQDAREARTDLELTRAELGNTVHELAQKANLPARAKERAGTATEQVRPLLPAFAGALVLLLVVRGIRRRKARH
- the ctaD gene encoding aa3-type cytochrome oxidase subunit I, encoding MRPTPVPQRPRRTSRRGQTLLRLLRTTDHKEIGVLYLVTSFGFFMVGGALALLMRGELGQPGMQFLSKEQYNQLFTMHGAVMLLLYATPNVFGFANFVLPLQIGSPDVAFPRLNAFSYWLFLFGGLTVISGFVTPGGAADFGWFAYTPLSREMFSPGVGADLWITGLIVSGLGTILAAVNMITTVVCLRGPGMTMWRMPIFVWNILFTSVLILAAFPILTAALFGLLADRHLGAHVFDPANGGAILWQHLFWFFGHPEVYIVALPYFGIVSEIVPVFSRKPLFGYKALVWATVAITGLSFSVWAHHMFATGAVLLPFFSFLSFLIAVPTGIKFFNWIGTMWKGQLTFETPMLWSIGFMVTFLFGGLSGVLLAAPAIDFHVTDTYFVVGHFHYVLFGTIVFATFAGIYFWFPKITGRMMDEPLGKLHFWSTFIGFHLTFLVHHWLGAEGMPRRYADYLPSDGFTVLNTISTIGAFVLGLSVLPFLWNVFRSYRYGDPAPGDDPWGHGNSLEWATSSPPPRHNFTELPRIRSERPAFELHYPGMVERIREESHISALGRAHQPRTPAETATDAQEGKD
- a CDS encoding DUF3140 domain-containing protein produces the protein MASETQVDPQLWDEFHRVVNMTSRELGEWLRTRSADPEDEELPERAGTPTGQQVLSILRKRKVDLDAEDVRVMRKVVDRVHAERREDLEPTAGQANWRHRLMSLGHDPLKPA